From Quercus lobata isolate SW786 chromosome 11, ValleyOak3.0 Primary Assembly, whole genome shotgun sequence:
tattagtaggaggaattgaggaaatgttgcTCTAcaactggtttttttttttaaattattaaatatataatatatatatatatatataagttccctacaattgatttaaaaaaaattattaaatataaaatatattttaaatatatgttaaatatggtgggtcgggtcaggtttggcgggtttgtaattttatgacccaaacccaacccgacccgctataaaattattttttgtaacccaacccaacccaccaagccttaaaaaccgacccaacccagTGGGTCGAGTTGGGTTGGatcgggtttggcgggtcggtgggttttctaCACACCCCTAATACTACCAAATACTACTCTCACAAATAAGATATTCACTATCACATACTCACATTCCACTGTATCTTGGTCccactttatttctttatagttaaaaccaaagaaaaaaaaaagttacaaacaaagtttgaaattgGTCCTACGTCCACACAAtccaaaaagcaaaaagcaacaaacaaataaacaattacACTTTACACATTGGTCAATACTCTAGTCTCAATCCAAAGCCGCAAACACCAAGTCACCAACTAAGTCTACGGTCCACACAGACATGATGACAAGACACAACACAGTAAACACACCAGTCCAACAAAAGCCAGTAAACCACAATTCACAAATACTGAAATACAGTCAACACAATTCATCAAAAAATGCAGAAGGCAGAGGGCTAACCTGGcaagacaaaaaaacaaaaatctaaacttgagagaggagagaaatttCTTAGATTTACCGTGTGTGATTGTGATCAAGCATCTGATGAGGAGCAGCAGCAGCAATAGACCAACAGTCCGGATCTGATCTGAGGAAAAGAACAGCAGCAACACTTAGCAGCAGTGATGGAGCCTGGAGGAGGCGTTGATACTTGATGAGGTTGAGTGGAGGAAGAGTGAGGTTAGGgtaaaaatttgagaattgtAATTTAGGTTTTCAGATTTCattccatattttattttttattttgtcagttatttattttttatttttatgagaatttGTCGGTGATTTTTTCAGATTTATTCatgccagtttttttttttttttttaaatattttgggGAGGGGGGGCTATTAGGACGAAATTTAGtatatagcttttttttttttggggggggtggtaatagcttttttttttgggggggggggcaatggcccccctgCCCTACTGTAGGTCTGTCCCTGATTGTAGGGTCTATAGCTTTTCCCTGTGTAAAAAGCAGTACTGTCCTAAGTTCACTCATCTGCACCTAGAAAAGAGCTCCAGAACTTTGAAGGTTGGATATGGTTTTTAGGTGGAGCTGGAATTAGATACTGTTGGCTGAATTTGTCTTTGGACTTTGGAGCTACCCTTGCAATTTGTACATACAGTACTGTGTAGCTAGAGatatttgttagatttttttgggATATCAGAGGTATATATGAAGAGTTTTTATTTAGTGGGACAACCCAACTCAGGTTAACATGGCTATTTAACCAACTGCAACACTAGTTGTCTTCACAACCAATTTAATTTAGTTGCTTGCAAAGCTAGCTAATTACCTACCtttgaattcatttttttttcacctacCTTTAGTATTAAGATTATCCAAAgcaatcaatttggttcctTGTAAAGCTACCACCTTTTACCTATTTTTACCTACCTTTGTGCTAATTAAGAAGATCCAAATTGGATGTCaaaatgaatcattttccaAACATTGTGGCTAGTACTATATGATGAAGTCAGACTAAAATGTAGCATATTCTCTAAGTTggggtaattttgattttttgttgttgagaaaatgggtaattttgattttagtaactggaatttaaaatttttgatttaaTTCCCTTATTGCTATGAATATTATCCTGCCGTCCATTCCTACGAGTAATGTTAtagtcacaaattattttataatatttttacaaacggTTGTTGTGGTCAgcttcttattggttttcatttaaacttatcattaacattacttttttcatttactaataattacTCACCACATCAACAGCCtgtaaaactttttataaaaaagtttgtatctttAGTATTACTCCCATTCCTACGCATGACATGACCATTAAATGCCAATTAAACACAAATTACGCCATTTAATTAATGTCCTAAAATTTGAGCACTATGAAATTACTactttgaaattatatatttaaagtttATTCCTCGTTTttctcatttccttttttttcttcccaatttCTTAACCTATATCTCTCTCCCTAAAATCCTAATCAACGTCTGTTCAGAGCCATGGACACAATCCAAGTATCCAACCACCTCCTACAACCACAACTGAAATTTACTTTCACCATCATATCCTTTGCCTTAAAAACCTATACCTTCACCTTCCAAAACCTCCTCTTCCTCACCAAATCTCATATCTATCTCCCTCTACCTCTCACCATTATTATCACTACCTTCAAATTTATTGACTTAATTTATTAGAATGTCTTTGTTTGTGTTTAGTTGGTACTTAACAACTACATTATTCACTAAAAGTCTTAAACTAGCTTATGAGCTATAAGCTTTGTTTATGCAAGGGTGTAGTACACACATAATATTTATAcctaataagtaataaatgTTACACATTCATGGTTTTACATAAATGCATAATGAATTTGAAATGAGTATTTTACATTTTCTAGGTTTAGATACATGAATTtgccttctaaaaaaaagaaacttgaatttacatataaaaatattttacacataaTTAATGAATAATTGGAAGGATACTTGGCGTGAAATGGAGtgtagttaatatatatatatatatatatatatatatatatataaaagtgtagttaaaagatagaaacacttagagcattctcattaggtgtgtcaaatgccaaatatttggcatttgagtATTTTACATTTTCTAGGTTTAGATACATGAATTtgccttctaaaaaaaaagaaatttgaatttacatataaaaatattttacacataaTTAATGAATAATTGGAAGGATACTTGGCATGAAATGGAGTgtagttaaatatatatatatatatatatatacacttggCATGAAATGGAGtgtagttaatatatatatatatatatttatttatttatataaaagtgtagttaaaagatagaaacacttagagcattctcatcaggtgtgccaaacaccaaaaacagaCCATCAtgacatttggcacaccaaacaccaaaaatagaCCATCATGAGGTGTCTCAAATGCCAAAATATTTGGCATGAGTGTATATTACACTCTTAAATATGAGAGCGTACAGACAGAAATTGtataagttttaatattttttttaattctcttttctccctcctctctcttcactttattcttttctcttctctctcacctcTATTCTCTCTCACCGGTTCCCAATCTCTCTTATCTCTGTTCCTCTCACCGATtcctctcaatctctctcaCCCTTTGAAGTCGCCGTCGCCGATCTAGCCCATAGTCCGACTTGCCCAGTCGTTGTCAATATTGTCAGCCGCCATCGAAGTTcaagttcaattagaatctaattatgatttttgattaatcttttctctcaactttCACTTTAACGTAACATATATAAGGTGCAAAAGGACAACATTAAAACCCATCACAAATGTAAAGGACTAAAATCAAAATGATCCCAAACTTAGAGattataatttgtattttaatcataaaattatGACCACGTATTGAATTAGTGATTAAGTTTAATAAGTAATCACATCAGTGAAAGTCTCAGgcgaaggataaaaaaagaattttaaaattaaaataatataaatgagtCCAAACCTTTAAACTGAAGTTTTAAATACATTTACTAAGACATCATACATTATTAAGACCTTcaatacctatatatacaagattaaaaaaaaaaaaaaaaaaaaaaaaaaaaaaaaaaaaaaaccctataggTTTCGTTTTTGCTTTTCCTATTATTAGTACTTATCTATTCAACTTTGTATCGCATAATTCACataagtttttttatattaggaaaacttatatttttaaatcttatagTTTAGGGTcataataacaaattaaatcttataCCTTGaaatgtaacaaattaaactctcaatttttaaaaaatatcaaattaaaccCTTTAGTTtgaaaagtaacaaattaaacactaaaatttcaaaaagtaataaattaaacctTTAATCCATTTTAAATTACATTCAATGGAAATGTTTcatttgttacttttgaaaattttggatttaatttgttatgtttcaaactgtaaggacgcgatttgtaacgaaccgtaacagtgttgggatctcacgtaaaaaggcccaaacaatatcatttgtagagcgtgggtttgaaaggctaggcctcagtcaccagacggtgggttttacatggtgttcatacatggtttaaatcgtgttcgccttgggagtctttctcttggaggcgggctgggaggctctggtttttggccatttttcccagccagcCTTTTGGTGCACtaacctttacattatatagtccttttTGGTTAATCTTAGCCCTctacttgttggtcaggcaggtacTTACTTCTGTACccatcccatcagctgtcctctcttactttctgttagttgcgatgattgaagttacaccgtccaagcgtcttttctcattaacatgaccAGGATgctggcgggtgcatttaatgcggaggggatgTATTTTCACTGACCCGATTTTGTACTGTACCTCCACGTGGGCCCCATTCCattcacatccccttcagggggctgttCGGGGATTGCCTCCATTGAGACGTTGCTCTTCCCATtgaagtcctggagtgccgaggatagggtcgtcctcagctgttcccTTTGACACCTCGGAACTTGACCATTtgtcctcggcacgggccctgagccCGGATAGATCGTGGACCGGATCATAAGCTCCCCGGCCCCACACAAACTatagggtttaatttgttacttttttcaatgttatgtcatcaataaattgtttaaattgcaagtttttgtagtttaaaattatgcataagaTACAAGTTTATGGAtgatatagtaaataatatccaattgatacaaaatttggcatgtgtattaagagcataaagaacatagaattcaatggttagattttcaaaatatgtagtaatatttattttattgagtaaggttgtagcctaaggttacatccttaatatctttttattggagatgaattttgacaaatccaccattggattacattttcttcttatattctctatgcttgcaaaatttctaaaaaactAAAGATCAATAGATCATCAATAAgttatttaaattgtaagtttttgtagtttaaaattatacataataaataagtttatagatgaTATAGTaattagtaaataatatctgatttatacaaaatttgacatgtataataagaacataaagaacatacaattcaacgataagattttcaaaatatgtagtaactagtcgctaacccgtgcgatgcacggaaatAACTACTAAAtaagttttaggaaaaaaaaatcattattttttattttaagtagtaagcaaaaatgtatgaaattaaaaaaaaaaatgatattgaaagaAATAGTATAAATTTTTATCAGTTAGGTAAAAGAAAGcaatgttgttttatttattagttttttgaagtaaataataatagataaaatgTTGCGGCTctagtttaatttttgttgtatatataggtatgtAAAAGATATCTTGTAAGATATATACCAAAAGAAGTCTATTGAAATGTCATAATCCTTCAAATTAGATATATTAAAAGGTGTCTATTGAGAAGTCAAAACCCTTCAAATTAGATATATTAAAAGGTGCCATTGAAAAGTCACAActcttcaaattaaatatatattaaaaggtgCCTATTGAAAGGTTATAACCTTTCATATTAGATATACCAAAAGATGCCTATTGAAATGTTATAACTCTTCATATTGGATATACTAGAAGGTATCTATTGAAAGGTTATAACCCTTcatatgagatatatatattaaaggtaCTTATTGACGGAAAATGTGCATATTGACTGAAAATGTGCCTAATAACTGAAAAATGTGTTTATTGCATGAAAATATTCCTATTGACCGAAAAGGTActtattgaatgaaaaaatgattattGGTCGAAAAACTGCATATTGAATGACAACATGTCTATTGAAGGGTCATAATCCTTTGGGTATAAATAGTAGTTCATATTCATTCGAtcaaattcttctttttcatctttcttagaaacacaaaaaacctGTGTGTCTTCTCCAAAATTCCTATTTGTAAAACCTAATAAACTTTGTTGTGTGTTTCTACGAATAAGGAGTGGTCATCAATATCTCCAACCAAGATAATCTATATTGATTCATTCATAAACTCAACAGGTATATAATAGCCATTTGTAATACATGAGTATTTAAGCacttgaataaaatataatataaccaTGGCCAAGAAACTCATCTATTCCTGAACAtgttaaaacaaatatattatacaataaTGAAAAGACAATCTGCCTGTATATTCATAACAATCACAAAAAACCAATTAGTTCTAAAAGTTCTTAATGGTTGCTAACCAAGAAAATTTTCGAAGCAGTGCAAATTTCCAAAGCAGATCATCGTCGCAAATGGATATCATACACAAGAGCCAAACCGAAATCATAATACCATGCATAATTCACAAATCCTCTCGCAGGATCAGACGCAAGCACCAACGAATTCACAAATCCTCTCGTAGGATCAGACGCAAGCACCAACGATTGATTCAAATGATTTAAAACACACGCAAAATTTTTTCCAATCgtcacaaaattaaattatgaaaaggtgatatatataaatcttatgTGAAATGGTAAATAGATACTGAAATTTAGTggacaaaatgaaaatgtataattgtttggtatttttaaatatgtacgtggcatttgaaattgaataagCAAACCATCAAAAAGATACAATTGTTTAGTGTTTTAAAGAGAACATTGCAGTAAGTTATGTAGCCAAGTGGCGCAATGAGAaatggtcaacaaaaagtcaaatgtttcggctattagttattacataaatatttattttattgaataaggttTTAATCTTaggttataaccaattttgtagttaaactttatctttaaactataaagtttagaatatatataatttatccttgataatatttttagtgGCCCTTGCCGAGTAATCTTCCATTGAAAATGTCTATAAAAGGTAGGTGCATGTGTGGTACATGCTAAGAATATAGAATTAAGAATACAAACTTTTTATGGTGCGTTTTAATTTTGCATTGTTTTGGCTTCGTGCTAATTAACAATGGCCAAAGTTttcatgataaaatatttttttgatgaaaaggttttcacaaaatatatattctttaaactTATACCATCCATTTCATCCTTTTCATAATAATGATCTCCAACaccaatgaattttttaaagtgGAATTCAATCATGAATTTGAGATCTTTATTCAATGAAGTATACCAATTAAGCTAATTGAAACAcacaaattttcataaaataaaaaataattagcaTAAAGACACGAAGTCAAATAAGGAGGGTACATTGCCAATAAAGGACTAAAGTTGGTTTATGACTAAAATATCATATATTCCTTTGCTATATAAAAATGTATTaagccttaattttttttttttttttttttgagaatcttattAAGCCTTAACTAACACGTGGGGATCAATTAAGTGATAATTTGAAGACCATTATTGCATTATTTTAGTGATAACACTGTGATATCAATTATTCAAGTTAGCAATTAGCTAGCATCCGTCTAAATTTAAAATAggcttaaaaaataatacataagcTCCAAAAACGTCAATGAGAGATTCCCTTTCCATGGATAAGTACTCTCTTCCAAGGATCATGTCAGAATTGACATGCAACAAATGTCCTGTAACTTTGTTTGCATTCAATAATATTATCagttttatcttatttgatttATTCATATTATACAGTGCCCTGGCCCAGTGGCCACAGCCATAAaattaactttattttataGTGATAGTTCTATCTGGAAATAATACACCAATCAATCTTTTTCATTCAACAAACACCAAGAAAATAACTGAGCATGACTCTTTTTTTGCATGagttggaaaaataaaaatattgtgtaagcATAATATTGGAAGATAGatattttattgagaaataTGAAAATAGATATCCTTATCTAGAATAAGAGTTGTCTCTATAACAACCAGTTTGGATTAAAAGGAAATAAAGGGGAAGCAGAGTTGGAGAAAAGAAGattagagtagagtagatttgaCCAAATTCGCCCTAAGTTTTCATCTAAGCAATATTTATATGAGATTAgggaagcaatttttttttcactttttttgataaatttttattagagtaATATCAATAACAAcgtaatattattttttgattaaTAAATATTCACCTGCAAAAGGAAGCTGCACTACCACTACAAATTATACTCAATGGATAAGGATAAGTGTCCTCATTCTAACGTGTCCAATGTAAAGATGCACTAAACACAATCTCAGTCCATATTCAATTCAATATAAGTGAAAAAGTTATGACAAAATTTATTCCCTTGAAATACTTATTGATATTTTATCACCGGTGCCATAACACCAATGGCTTATTTGCTGCAATCTATAGCTTAGTATTCTCTCGATTTCAATGTTGTGTTGAAAGTAGAAAGTGAAATGTCCCATGCATTAGAAAATGGGATAAGAATATTTCTCAGCAATGCCTTGGAGATGAGCCCAAAGCTCTATTGGCTTAGACATCATGACCATGTGATCAGATCCTTTGATCTCCACCACATCATTGGGTGGATTTCTCTCAATCATCCACAGTTGAAGATCCCTCCTTGCCACCTTATCTTTTTCGGATATGATGTAAACCCGTTTAACCGACCCATAATTCTCAGAGGACAGCATTAGCTGCTTTGATAGGTCTTCATCACTAAACAAACGTAGTGGTCTCAACAACAAGGTGGCCAGTGTCAAATCCTACAACAGTTGTAACATACAATGTTGATATGTTAGTTTCAACAAGAACTTTTGTATTTAATATAATGTATTTTccactctatttttatttttaaaaaaatgcaattctTACCTCAATTGGGCTAAGTTGGAACACATCTGATGCCAAGTACAAGGGCCCGAAGATGAAAGTGGTTGGAGGATTGTTTGGGCCTTGGTCATATATATAGTGACTGTCAAGCAGAGGGCCTTGTTGGCTGAAAGACTGTAATAATTAGACATCTCAATGTCAAGATGCAGAGAGCAGGTCACTAACATAAGGCAATTTAATGGAGTTGATCacttgattctaaaaaaataaaaataaaaagagttgatcacttgattctaaaattaaaattgaaaagaaaaaggagttgaTCTCTAACAACTATGAATCTCCtatcataaaatttattattagacAAATCAGTGTCAAAATGCAAAGAGTAGGTTGCtaactaaaagaaatttaatagaGTTGATCACttgattctattaaaaaaagagagagttgaTCTCTAACAACTATGAATTTCTTttcatgaaatttattattagacTAATCAGTGTCAAAATGCAAAGAGTAGGTTACTAGCAAAAGGCAATTTAATAGAGTTGATCACTAATGACTATGAATTTCCCatcatgaaatttattattagacAAATCAGTGTCAAAATGCAAAGAGTAAGTCACTAACAAAAGACAATTTAATAGAGTTGATCACTtaattctcccaaaaaaaaaaaaaaaaatgagttggTCACTAAATTTCCTATCATGACATTTATgattaaataaaattgcaaaGAGTAGGTAGCTAAAAAAAGGAAGTTTTAATAGAGCTGATcacttgattctcaaaaaaagaagaaaaaagagttgattactatttttatttatttatttatacaagaGAGTTGATTACTAACAACTATGAATTTTCTATTATGAAATTTGGACAggtaaataataatataatgaaacGTAAATATGGTATAGTAAATCGTATAGCTTTGTTTGGgtctatatataattatatgacCTATTTTCTTAggtagattttatttatttatttagatgaTGGGTAGGTTGAGATGATGGTAAAACCAGGAAGCCAGAATAGTTTTTTGACCGTCCTAAACATTTGGGACAGCACTAGCTTTAATAAGAGCTCATCTTTGGGCCTAAACATTTTACAGCATCTCAAGTCATAGTTAAAATGTTAACTTGGGCCTGAATCTCAATGGTATAAAAgctcatgattttttttttttttttttggataagaaaaAGCTCATGAATTTTGCTGGACAGAGATTCAAATTGCAAGGGTAAAAAGGTTACAACCAACACTTACATACTAGTTACATCTACTAAACCTAATTAATATTGTACTTTaccattaaaatgaaaaaaagaaaaagaaaaaaaaaaggtgcattAAGACAGTGAATACCATTTGATTGAGGGTGGAAATGTTGAGGGTTGGCCCAGGCATTAAGGCAGTGACAAAAACAGCTACAGAGATCTTACTTGGAAAATATTCCATGGCTTGAGAAATTGCCATGCCACCAAGGCTATGACTAACAAGGATTACTCTTTCATGAGAAGGAAGAGCTTCCATGAAGTCCCTCAAGGGCTTGAAATAGTCAAAACTTGATTGGAGATCATTTGCCTGCAATGGATTGATCCCAGAAGCAGCTAAATCTAGTGCAGTGACATTGTGACCAGAAGATTTTAGTAGTGTCACAAGCTTGTACCAGGACCAAGCTCCAAGGCATGAACCATGAATTAGCACAAAGTGCTTGCCAGTTCTTGGTGGCTCCTTAGTAGCCTCAATTCCAAGAGATGaaagaatgataaaaaaagaaattaacatgAAATGCTTCTTGCTCAGCTCCATATTATGTTTTGTTCTTCCTAAGGACACACAAATTGTCATGGGTTTTATGTAGTTATAAAGAGGTAGGTTTTGATGATGAGCACCTTTCCTAAGGACTCAACATAAACTATGCAATTTgaccatataattttttttgtcccttTGTTTGAATTTGACTTTGAGTTCTCTGATAAGGCTTTTTGAAAATCTTGTCACACAGACACCAAGCTGATCACTTTCCAAACATGTTAACAAGCAcaaatgattaaatattttagatttcTTTGTGCAGTTCTCCAGTACACAAATTATCGTCAATGTATAAAGGGTAGGTTTTGACAATGATTATTCTAATGGGCTCTTCTAgcaaggaaagaaagaaagaaattaaaaaagaaaaaaagaaacccattCTAATAGGCTCAcattttctcaataaaataaaaatatcatgtAACTTAAAACTTTgacttttagaaaaaattttgaaagtcaTAGCAAGCAAGTGCGGCTTCTggaatctttttattttttgaatgggtAGAAGATGACAACATTTTGTAACTTTTAATGACATTTTTCAGGTTTAAAACCACCCCTCcttcacttttatatatatatatatatatatataatttttactatattcattgtcatgtttgtttgtaagattatatatagtttttctttttatatttcatattcgGAATTGAGTTTGAtgctaaaagaaaatatattatttttattaataaaacacAATGTTGTGAAGAACAAGAATCTAgctaaataattatttttgtattatatatgtCATTCAAAAATATTAGACTACAATTTCAATGAATTTAccataatttataatttatattttgtcattattttttggaggaaaaaaatgACATGATATTGTATATACAAACGTAACAATAATTTgagaaaagtaaataattacTATAAGATTCTTAAGAATAAACCAAACATAAGAATTTCATATTCCTATGAATCTTATTAAATCCCTAATCAAACTAAACATAGGAACAATTAGATTATCAAGCATCTAAATTACTAGGCATCACTTCTCAATTGGATGCCAGTGGTAACATAGATTCTCGTAACATGTTGATATAATTATTGGTCCAATTAGAATTGATACCATCCCTATATTGGAGCTTGTATGTGTTTGAAGGCTTTTATTATTGTCCAATTTTACTTTGGGAATGGAAATTATTTTGGTTTGGAGTAATGAGAAGTATGAGAGTGTGGAGCACAGGGTGATAGTGAACTCAAAGAGGGAATATTTCTCTATTCCATTTTTCTTCCTACTAGCACTCTCCACCATGTTTAAGCCCTTGGAAGAGCTGACAAATGAGAAAAATCCTACTAAATATGAGCATACACTGGGTTGAGTTTATAAATATTAGAATGTGaagtaattttcaaaaactaaatGTTGACAAATTGCAAATTAATCATTTCAAGATATCAGAGTAAGCTAGTTGGAGGTAGTATTGTCTATTGGAACCAATAACCTTTAGAATTCAATAGAGTACTACTTTGTACACACAAGTAAGCAATTTTGTGATTAAACATGATtcggtcaattttttttatattgtagaaggttagaaatacaaattttattattattaaaacaatatcattttcatAGAAAGCCTTGTGCCACAATACCACTGGCTTATTTACTACAAGCTATggcttataaattataattctctctctctctctgattatAATACATTGCTAGTGAATCAATGTCCCATGCATTGAAAGTGGATTAAGAATATTTCTCAGCAATGCCTTGGAGATGAGACCAAAGCTCTATTGTCTTAGACATCATGACCATGTGATCTGATCCTTTGATCTCCACCACATCACTGGGTGGATTTCTCTCAATCATCCACAATTGAAAATCTCTCTTTATCGCCTTATCTTTTTCAGCTATGATGAAAACCTTTTTAACTGATCCATACTTCTTAGTAGACAGCATTAGCTGCTTTGACAGGTCTTCATCACTAAACAAACGTAATGGTCTCAACAACAAGGCAGCCAGTGTCAAATCCTACAACAAATTGCAACATAAAATGTTAGAGCACTTGTTTGAACATAATCAGAAGGTTGACATGTTAGTTTCAAAAAGaagt
This genomic window contains:
- the LOC115966824 gene encoding salicylic acid-binding protein 2-like yields the protein MELSKKHFMLISFFIILSSLGIEATKEPPRTGKHFVLIHGSCLGAWSWYKLVTLLKSSGHNVTALDLAASGINPLQANDLQSSFDYFKPLRDFMEALPSHERVILVSHSLGGMAISQAMEYFPSKISVAVFVTALMPGPTLNISTLNQMSFSQQGPLLDSHYIYDQGPNNPPTTFIFGPLYLASDVFQLSPIEDLTLATLLLRPLRLFSDEDLSKQLMLSSENYGSVKRVYIISEKDKVARRDLQLWMIERNPPNDVVEIKGSDHMVMMSKPIELWAHLQGIAEKYSYPIF